A genomic window from Punica granatum isolate Tunisia-2019 chromosome 2, ASM765513v2, whole genome shotgun sequence includes:
- the LOC116194306 gene encoding probable caffeoyl-CoA O-methyltransferase At4g26220 isoform X1 — MSTALKEEEMESTIKRAILPNPVILQSEGLYEYILDTAAYPREAEPLKELRKATASHPIAFFGTSPDAGQLMAMLMKLVHAKKTIEVGVFTGYSLLLTALTIPDDGHITAIDINRETFEIGFPIMQKAGVAHKINFIESQALPVLDNLLEDKENEGSFDFAFVDADKENYLSYHERLMKLVKVGGIIIYDNTLWGGAVASPESSVPEPKRRGRNSLIEFNKVVSADQRVDISLATIGDGMMICSRLC, encoded by the exons ATGTCTACAGCTCTGAAGGAGGAGGAAATGGAAAGCACAATCAAGAGGGCAATCTTGCCCAACCCAGTAATATTGCAGAGTGAGGGATTATATGAG TATATATTGGACACGGCAGCATATCCACGCGAAGCCGAGCCTCTCAAAGAGCTGAGGAAGGCCACTGCAAGTCACCCGAT AGCTTTCTTTGGGACATCACCAGATGCGGGACAGCTGATGGCAATGCTAATGAAGCTTGTGCATGCGAAAAAGACGATTGAGGTTGGCGTTTTCACAGGATACTCCCTTCTACTCACTGCCCTCACCATTCCTGATGACGGCCAT ATCACTGCGATAGATATCAATAGAGAAACATTTGAGATTGGGTTTCCTATCATGCAAAAAGCCGGTGTTGCTCACAAGATCAACTTCATCGAATCACAAGCTCTGCCTGTTCTTGACAACCTCCTGGAAGAT AAAGAGAATGAGGGCAGTTTCGACTTTGCATTCGTGGACGCCGATAAGGAAAATTACCTGAGCTATCATGAAAGACTGATGAAGCTTGTGAAGGTTGGAGGCATTATCATATATGATAACACATTGTGGGGAGGCGCTGTAGCTTCGCCCGAGAGCTCAGTACCCGAGCCCAAGCGGAGGGGAAGGAACTCCTTGATTGAGTTCAATAAGGTGGTATCTGCAGACCAGCGCGTCGATATCTCCCTAGCAACCATTGGTGATGGAATGATGATCTGCAGCCGATTATGCTGA
- the LOC116194306 gene encoding probable caffeoyl-CoA O-methyltransferase At4g26220 isoform X2: MESTIKRAILPNPVILQSEGLYEYILDTAAYPREAEPLKELRKATASHPIAFFGTSPDAGQLMAMLMKLVHAKKTIEVGVFTGYSLLLTALTIPDDGHITAIDINRETFEIGFPIMQKAGVAHKINFIESQALPVLDNLLEDKENEGSFDFAFVDADKENYLSYHERLMKLVKVGGIIIYDNTLWGGAVASPESSVPEPKRRGRNSLIEFNKVVSADQRVDISLATIGDGMMICSRLC, from the exons ATGGAAAGCACAATCAAGAGGGCAATCTTGCCCAACCCAGTAATATTGCAGAGTGAGGGATTATATGAG TATATATTGGACACGGCAGCATATCCACGCGAAGCCGAGCCTCTCAAAGAGCTGAGGAAGGCCACTGCAAGTCACCCGAT AGCTTTCTTTGGGACATCACCAGATGCGGGACAGCTGATGGCAATGCTAATGAAGCTTGTGCATGCGAAAAAGACGATTGAGGTTGGCGTTTTCACAGGATACTCCCTTCTACTCACTGCCCTCACCATTCCTGATGACGGCCAT ATCACTGCGATAGATATCAATAGAGAAACATTTGAGATTGGGTTTCCTATCATGCAAAAAGCCGGTGTTGCTCACAAGATCAACTTCATCGAATCACAAGCTCTGCCTGTTCTTGACAACCTCCTGGAAGAT AAAGAGAATGAGGGCAGTTTCGACTTTGCATTCGTGGACGCCGATAAGGAAAATTACCTGAGCTATCATGAAAGACTGATGAAGCTTGTGAAGGTTGGAGGCATTATCATATATGATAACACATTGTGGGGAGGCGCTGTAGCTTCGCCCGAGAGCTCAGTACCCGAGCCCAAGCGGAGGGGAAGGAACTCCTTGATTGAGTTCAATAAGGTGGTATCTGCAGACCAGCGCGTCGATATCTCCCTAGCAACCATTGGTGATGGAATGATGATCTGCAGCCGATTATGCTGA